Part of the Capsicum annuum cultivar UCD-10X-F1 unplaced genomic scaffold, UCD10Xv1.1 ctg3154, whole genome shotgun sequence genome, TTTTCTCAAAAGAACAGATGTTGAATTGTTTCATTGTTGTCATTACATAGAGGACATGTTCGAGAGGTTGTCAGACCCCATTTAGCAAGCTGCTCTATGGTAGCTAATCTTCCATAGGCAGCCAAACGTAAAATGTATGGAGCACCTTACCCTTGGTACTTTCTGAAACACTCCATGCATTTTCTGCTAAATCTGTTTGTTGGAGAATGTTTCAAGTTGCTGAAACACTCCATGCATCGCTGCTCTGATATCATGGGAAAATCTACCCTATGCAGCTAAGACTCCATTGATGGAGCTTGGGGCGGAAGGAGGAAAAATAATAGAGACAGTATCTTTATAACTGCTTGCGCAAACCCTACACAATGGAGTATGTACACAGCCTTTTATAGACTgagtttaaagaaaaaatatctgCCAACTAACTCTTCTAGAATCTTCCTTGACTGCTCACTCCTCTAACCGACTAACTGATAAGTAGCTAACTAACCGACCTAATAGAGCAGCAACAGGTATAGTAATTAATGAAACAGTAAAAATGTGATCTTCAACAAGTGATTCAGGAAGATTAGCTTTTTAATATCCATATAATGCATGATAAGGATTCTCTTTGTCATGTCGCAATTACATTTTTATCTACAGGTTTCCTAATGGCATAAAAGTGTGACACCATGGGTAGTTGATTTATATTAACAGAGGTTTTGTAAAGAAGAGTCTGTTAGTTGCAGCCTTCCTCGATTAAGAAAACACTCATCTTAGATTTATTTGTTGATCATCCGGCTAACATTGGATCCTTCGCTGTAGATGTTTATGTAGTGGGGTATCAAATTTCTCCTTTATGTTTTGTTCCCCTTGTATCTAACCTTTCTATGTTGGCTCTCATAGGTAATCAAAGAGGTGGATCATCTGATCTTAAAATAAGTAATCTCGGCTATCCCAATCTATAATATTATCATTTCATCAGGTATTGAATCATACGATTCTGAGCATCCTGCTTGTAGCATTCATTCTAAAAAACCAAAACGAGACCTTTCCTTGCTGGTTGGAAAAAACCTTGTGTTATTTTTCTTGTCTATTTGGTTTGTGTGTGATTGTGTTCTAGTTAACCCACAATCTTTCCGCAACAGCCATATACCAATTATGTTGTGAAAGATGGACCATTTAGCACTAGTGTTGGGAAGACCAATAATGTATTCCTTCCATTTTTGTACTTGGATAAATATTCTAACAACAAATGGCCTAGCTTAGGTAGTTGGCAGCTCTACATTGTGAACTGCATCGGAAAGGGTATCCAATTTCTCCTTTATGTGTTGTTTCTCTTGTATCTAACATTTCTAAGTTTGCTCTCAGAGGTAAGCAAAGAGGTGGATCATCTGATCTTGAAATTGGTCATCCCGTTCATCCCAATCTATAATATTATCATTTCGTCAGGTATTGCTGAATCATACAATTCTGAGCATCCTGCTTTTAACATTCATTCTATAGAACCAAAACGAGACCTTTCcctatttttgaaaagaaaactttgagttatttttcttctctattttctttttgtgtgattttgtgcTAGATAACCCTCAATCTTTCCATAAAAGCCATATACCAATTATGTTGTAAAAAATGGACCATTTAGCACTAATGTTGAGAGGATTAATAATGTATCATAAAAGTATTACTTTGTTACTTGActcaaatgaaaaaacaaaataatgagACTTGTGGAGTAATAAGAAATGATTGGAACTTCACCACCTAATAATAGAAACACAACTGACAAAATAACTCTACACTTTCTCCTCTGAGTCCCTTTCTGCAAGAGACTGATCTTCCAAATCATCAATGTCATTTCCAGTTACTTCATCAACATCATCGTTTTGAGGAGTTTATCTCCAGAAACTAAAGAGGTCAGCCTAAAGTTAGAGCAAAGAATGCATTCTTATACTTGTCTCTCACACCATCAACTGTACCAAAAACAGACTGACATGTTTCTCAAACAGAAAGTGGAAGCTTAACAGGAGGCAGACCCTGGAGCTAATTTAACGAACTGTCCACTGTTAAATTTACGGGCTTGGAATGGACTCGGACACAGTGCAGaatacaagaagtcttgtaatcatggcttaagaaactaaaatataacATTAAGGggtttaattaatatttttctactCTTAATTGATTGATTTGGAAAATCTTGAAGAATGGAGCCTGATTTTCTGCTTTATTAGAGTATCATATAGgtactaaagaaaaaagaaagtagaaagataatgcaaattatctttttggcataatacataaacatgcccttttAACTTGACCTCAAAACACATCTATGACcttcaactttgggtgtgcacaagtagacacttaaacttgtataaaattgaacaaatagacacacacgtcctatgtggcataataAAGTTGAAGTGGTAGGCGAAGAAAGAAATATAATTGGTTCTTCACAGCAAAAAACTAAACAAAGATAGAAATCGCAGGACAAAAAAATTGTGGGACATAAATTCAAGGACACAAATTATGCTCCAAGGCATAAATTCAGTGGCATAATTATGTCACAGTGCATAAGTTCAATGGCTCTAAGAACGTGTACTGCAAAAGCAATGTCAAGCCTGGTGAATGTTATGTAGATCAAAAGCCAACCTAACTATCTGCCCATTGTCAGGCTCGGTATGGCCGTGAAAAGGATTCAGTTTCGGACAACGTTCAAGTCAGATGATGAGCATAGCGAGTCAGCACAACCGGGAATGAAGAATGTCTTCAATCTCAAAGCTGCCACAATTTTACAATCAGTAAGGGAACTCATTTGATAAGAATACTCCTGCCACGCAAAAAGGTAAAAGAACATAAACTCACTCATCCTCTGCATAAAAAGCACCTGGTTTTCTATCACGGCAGGGGTGGCTTTCACGACCAGAGccaaggccctggccgcgacggacatcccgaaccatatCAAGGACCGAGACACACCTGTAACTCCCcaatccactagtgatattgtccacttTGGGCCCAGGGCCGCACAACTTTAAAACACGTCACTAGGGAGTTAGGCCGAGGCCCCGGCCGCGACAGGCATCCTGAACCATATCAAGGACCGAGACAACCCTGTAATTCCCCAAtctactagtgatattgtccgctttgagCCCAggcccgcacgactttaaaatgcgtcactagggagttaggcttgcttacttatatacccagcttCCCTCCTTTTTTTGTCGATGTGAGACTCCATATCctaatttggggtgttacatacacacACCCCCtccttatggactcagcgtcctcactaaggtttgccccaccgaatgggatttgcctatactcgagactgaggtttgccccaccttaCTAGGATTCGCCTACACTTAGTTTGAACTTAGGTCCACATCTGTCACGACCGGAGCCGAGGCCCTGGATGCGACGGACAACtcgaaccatcaaggcccgagacaCCCgtgtaactccccaacccactagtgatactGTCCGCTTTGGGCCCAGACCCACACGGCTTTAAATGGCATCATTAGGGAGttaggcttgcttacttatatagctagcatccctcctgtgttttgccgatatgggacTCCATATCCTAAGTTTGGGTGTTACAGCTGCTTATGGAGATAAACAAAGGATAGAGGTAGGAGAACAGCAACTgccttttaagaaaataatattaaaaatagaaaagggtcaaaaatacccctgaactatctgaaatggatcaaaaatacccctcgttagttttttagctcaaaaatacccctccgttaaatatttgaatcaaaaatatccctccccttaacggaattcgaaaaaggatcaaaaatacccctgaactatctgaaatgaatcaaaaatacccctcgttagctttttggctcaaaaatatccctctgttaaatatttgactaAAAAATGCCCCTCCCCTTAATGAAATTCCATCAAGCATGctacctagataaaaaaaatcacgtggctatgccacattaccatccacatgtaaaatgttagtattttttaattatatgacattcctttcttcttcttttttttcttttttgcaaaGCAGTTTTATTGatctgaaaaaaaaatatgataagaaaaattaaaaatttctaaaaatatttaaataaaataaaattaatcagtTTTTTACTGGATTTAGTTTAACGTTTTTAGGATTTCTCGACATTGGGAAGgtactaaataaattttgttaaaggAGTACAAATTACTCAATTTTTTGCATTATATGATAAACTTTTCACTTAGATTATTAAGgaaaattatatccatgtttttctaatgattaaaatatattaaatgtcatTTACTTTTCTCAAAGTGGAATCTTAAAAAATTCTAAGAATACTTGATGATTcaacataaaattagaaaaactatcAACATTCATTAAGTccagaaaaaataaatcaacatcactgaatataatctttttatttaactcCTTCACCAAGAAGAAAAGAATGccatataattaaaaataacattttacATGTAGATAGTGACGTGGCATAGCCAcatgactttttttttatctaggtggcatgttTGGTGgcatttcgttaaggggaggggtatttttgagccagcTATTTAACAAAGAGGTctttttgagtcaaaaaattaacgaggggtatttttgatccatttcagatagttcaggggtatttttgatccttttccgaattccgttaagggaaggggtatttttgagccaaatatttaatggaggagtatttttgagccataaaacTAACAAGGGGTATTTTTGgtccatttcaaatagttcagcggtatttttgaaccttttccgTATTAAAAAACAAACTTTTCCTACTAATACAACAGCCATAATAGTCTTCTTTGATATTCGAAAACTTGATGAAGGAGGCATATTGTTTGGATAGTATGGTACCCAGAATCGgacaaaaaaaaagagcaaagaaaaaataaaaaaaatatcacaaaaatttagataaaagaatTTAACAAAAAGTTGCAACAGACAAGTCATTTGGAACAACATGCTCAACATGCAAGaagtagagtcttgatctttTGTAGCATTCCTAAAACATCATTTATATTTGTCCTTCTTGCCGGAGATTCAGCACAACAATCTAATGCCAATTTCATGATTGATGCCACAACATCTAGCTCCTTCGGTAAGCGATTGCCAGTTGATGTTAGCAAGTTGGCATCTATGACATCCATTACTGCATCAGGAAGTTAATAACTCACCCATTGCTTCAAGCTAAGATCTCCCTCAAACTCATTAGGCTTTCTCCTAGTAAACGTTTCCAGCAACATGACCCCATAACTATAGACGTCACATTTTGTTGACACTAGTCCTTCCAGTCCATACTCTACAGTCAAACAATTCATTTAAAGATGCAATATACTTGCtaggtgaaaaaaaaaaaaggaataatcaACAAAACAAAGAGACATACCCGGTGCAATATATCCCAATGTTGCTAAAGTTTTAGTGTATAAATCACTCTCATCTTCACCAAGTAGTTTTGAAATGCCAAAGTCACTTAGGTGGGCAACCATATCCTCAGCCAGCAAGACATTACTAGGCTTCAAATCACAATGAATCACAGCCGACGAACACCCATGATGGAGATACTCCAATGCACATGCAACATCTATCATTATGCTTAGTCTCTGCCTGATGCGAGAAAGTAGTTGTGCGAATACAAATACTTTTCAAGACTTCCATTTGGCATATACTCGAGCACTAAGGCCttaaaatcaaggttggaacaacTAGTAATGACTTTTACGAGATTCCTGTGGCGAAGGCTGCGCAGAACTTCACATTCCGTATCAAAGCTCTTGAATGCCTCCTCTAGTTGCAGATTGAACACTTTGACTGCAATGGCAGTTCCACTTCTGAGAACGCCTTTGTAAACAGATCCAAAACTTCCGGAACCAATCAGATTACTCTCGCTAAGTGCATCAATTGCTTGGAGCAGTTCATaatatgaaattctttctctTGTTATGGCAGCCAATGAATCAGGTTGTTGAGCAGCTCTTCTATACCTTATCCATAAAAAAACAATGATGCTTGGAACAAATACTAGTGCAATTCccagcaaaagaaaaagaacaagcaCTTTTTTCCTATTAAATCTATGCTTTAATGAAGTGGGGCATGGAGGAACACTAAACCTTGAAGAACCACACAATGCTTCATTGTAGATGAAAAACTGACTTGAGAGGTTCTTGAAAGGACCCCTCGAGGATATTTCACCATACAATTTGTTGACAGAAACATTGAAATATTTCAGGGTTTGAAGTTTCTCCAAAGACATAGGAATGATTTCTGATATATTATTGTTAGAAAGgtctaggaattccaaacctaccatGTTGCTCACTGAGTCAGGTATAGATCCTTGCAATTTGTTATGTTTCAAAGAAAGGTACACCAGAGTTTGCAATCCTCCAATTTCTCTAAGAATTTCATTTGAGAATTGATTCATTGACAGATCTATCAGTGTTGCAGCctttagatttccaatttctGGAGGTAAAGAACCTACCATGTTGTTTGATGATAAGTCAAGAACCACTAGATCCTGAAGGTTCCCTAAGCTTGGAGGTATATTGGAACTCAATTTATTGGAATCGAGATGTATCTCCCTAAGCGAAGAAATTTTCCCTAAACAATTAGGAAGAAATCCTGAGAGTTGATTTTGGCCCAAGTAAATATCACCCAAATGCTCTAATTTACATATAGGATCTCCAATAAATCCTGTAAGTTTGTTGCTACTCAAGCTGAAGCGCTGAAGGTTTCTCAAGTTGCCAATTGTTGTTGGAATCGATCCCGCCAAGCTGTTTGCAGAAAGATCAAGGTCTAATAAGCTGCTTAAGTTCCCGAAATCATTTGGAATTCGACCTTTGATCTTGCAACCGTTGGCGTAAAATTTTATAAGAGATGTTGAAAAGTTCCCTACGGAGACTGGAAGCATGCGGTTTAAAGGGTTTAAAGATAGAGAAACAGCTGTTAAATTTCTGCAATTGGTTAAGGAAGTTAGGAAGCTTAACGAAGAGTCGCTGGTTAAATTGTTTTCTATCATGTTTCAGAACTGTAGATGAGTCAAATATCCAAGAGAACTAGGAATCAAGCCAGTGAGTTTGTTGTATGAAAGATCTAGAATAGTAAGTTCGGAAAAATTGGAGATAGAATGAGGAATAGTCCCAACAAGATTGTTTATGTCTGACAGATAAAGCTCTTCAATGTTGGGTAAGAGAGAACCTAAGTTTGGTGGGAGGCTTCCTGATAGATTGTTGAATGAAAGATAAATTACTCTCAGCCCTGATATGTTGAAGATCTCCATTGTAAGAGGACCACTAAATCTATTACGACCAAGCTGAAGTTCCTCCAACTCAATGAGATTGCTAATCTCTTTGGGTATTTCACCTGGCAAAACAAGGACAAAAAGGAATACTAGTGAGTTAACTAGCATAAGTTGTACCTCTTGCTATATCACTTTGATTACGTACCGGTAAGCCTATTTTGTTCAAGATATAATAATTGCATCTTGGTTAAGTTGCCAATTTTACGTGGTAAGAATCCATTAAGATTATTCCTCGACAGCGAAAAAACCTGCAACACCGAGATATTGAATATGGAGATTGGGACTGAGCCGGTCATCTGGTTTTCCTCCATCCATAACTCCATCAAATTAACAAGATTTCCAATTTCTTGTGGAATTATCCCTGCAGTTAAAGtgtagttaattttttattttgaagtataAAATATTACTAGTATTCATAAGATGAAACGTACCAGAGAAATGGTTGGTTCCGACTCCTAATATCTGCAAGTTACTCAATCTTCCAATTTCACTATGTATTGGTCCATCAAACTCATTTTCTGATAAAGAGAAAATTTGAAGTTGTGAACAATTTGATAAGCTCGTAGGCATATGACCACGAAGCTTGTTTATGGACAAATAAAGCCCTTTGAGTATTGGGACACCATTGCATAAACCATTGGGAAGATCTCCTGATAAGCTATTGCCGGTAAATGCAATAACTCGattctagaaatattgaaaattgtgAATGGTACAGAACCCACTAGCTGATTATACTCTATGACCAATGAGTTCATGTTGTGAAGATTGCCGATCCCTTCTGGAATATTTCCTTGAAGTGAATTATAAGATAATTCTAACGTCTGCAACCTTGAGGCATTCGCGAGAGACACAGGGATATGACCTTCTAAGGAATTGAATGCCAAATTCAACATTTCAAgctttgaaatattaaaaaatgaagAGGGAAGGGAGCCGGTGAAACTATTATTCCTAAGACTTAGAACTTGAACTTGgtctaaaaatccaaaccaagaaGGAACCTCCCCGCTGAAGCTATTGAAACTTAACCTAAGAAAGTTAAGTCGATGCAATCGTGCCATTTCTTGAGGCAAATTACCTTGGAAATTGTTGCTTTCCaagtcaagagaaacaagaaatgagAGGTTTCGAAATTCCCGGGGAATCCTGCCTGTAAGAGCCATGTTGGAAAGATTCAAGGACTTCACTCGCTGGTGACGAGAGCCACAAGTGACTCCAACCCAATGACAAATGGACGTAGCGGGAGAccaactttcatccaagaagtgAAAGGGATCAGAAATGATTTAGGATTTCAAAGAGAGAAGAGCGAATTGATCAATGGTAATATTTGTTTTTGTCATGTCTGAACTAGCCATGACATAGTGAAGCAACAAGAGTACTATTAAGAGAAAAGAACTGAAGGCTTTCTCCATTATTGCAAAAATTAGTAGGAAAATGGTATGGCTTATAGCATGTGGTTTTGAGACTTTAAATAGCAATGAAATCTCCTTTTGGTCttcatgattttgaaaaaaaatacttttcttcaTTTATTCTGTCATATTCAACGGCGGAGTTGAAATTTTCATTTAGgggttttaaaatataaagaagtaaattCACGAAAAAGTTAAGGAGTGTCAATATgtaatatatacattaaaaatatatatatttttacctAGCTACATAATGTATTTTTCCGAAGAACATATAGCTCCCCcattggtcatatcatttctaatttCACCAAGTCTTGCACGTTTCAATTAGAATTGTAATATGGTTCATAAATTCCTCTAGTCAGAAAAAGACTTGTGCAAGTCAATCAAATCTTGCTTTATTTTCTCTAGAATTGTGTGGTGCAAAAATGTAATGCCATGTTCCTCAAATAAGTTAATTTTACTAACTTATATTATACGCTTGAGAGTTTTATTTACATGATTAAGATAGTTTAGAGAGAAAGCTTCGAAATATACCTAAATTTTGGCGAAATTTGTTGTTACATGTTTTAACTTTGCAGGGTCTATCACCCTCTAGTTATTTTTTACCGTATTTCTGTGACATATATTTGCTAGCTGGATCACTATGTGAATAAACGCACACTGTGTGCATAAGGGTCTAAAGTAGGCCAACTAAGCAAACATATGCTGcagaaatatgataaaaaataatctacGAGGATCATAGAACCCCCGTAAAGTTAAggcgtgttacaacaaatttATCAAAGTTTAGATATATTTTTCGGACCTTTGTTCAAATAGTTTGTATAGCTGATCATAACTTGTTTATAATCCTTTTATCTCTTACTAGGACAGAATCTGTAGACTTTTACATTCTAGTTACTTTTTGAGTTTTAGTAGAAGTTaatttagctcatttttatatggAATGGTAGTATAAAATGAGCTTTTGATTAttgtttataatttatttgaaatttggacttgttttagagtatgttttcatgaacttctttattaataaaaaaaatacacaacatTAAATTATATTGGCATAGTCTATAATTGATTATAGTCACTACTGTTTGGGTAATGTATATGAcaacatgaaaaaatatttacattCTGGATGAAAGATAACGCATTTAGCAAATTGTTCTATCGTAGTTTAATATCTCGATGAGactatttacttttaatttttaggatgtttttacattttttttaaattctaaaaaagTACACATGTAGAGCATGTTTGGATTGtcttattttaaatgtttttaagccaaaaaaatcttttaaacACTTTCTTTGTAAACTTTTCATAACTATCGTGTTTTCTAGACATGTtctatctcttttccagacatgTTCTATCTCTTTTATTCTAAATATTATTTAGTTAGTCTAAATTGGAGGATTCTCTTGTTATCtcgaaattaatattgatttattttaattaatgacatgaACCTCAAATAAAGATCACGTGACAAGACAGTTTTTGCAAAcccaccgttaaaaagtaatgacatgaatGAGCTAGTTTTGTAACCGTGATGGTATTAATGAgacaaacttttaactgatgacataaatgagaCATTCCggtagttcaatggcatatttaaGTCTTTTTCCTTACATTAATTGTGGACCTCAAATAAAAGGCCACATGGCAAAACTGTTTTTGTAAAACCACTATTAAAAAGAAATGACATGGATGAGCTGATTTTGTAATGAC contains:
- the LOC107868393 gene encoding LRR receptor-like serine/threonine-protein kinase RGI5 — protein: MALTGRIPREFRNLSFLVSLDLESNNFQGNLPQEMARLHRLNFLRLSFNSFSGEVPSWFGFLDQVQVLSLRNNSFTGSLPSSFFNISKLEMLNLAFNSLEGHIPVSLANASRLQTLELSYNSLQGNIPEGIGNLHNMNSLNRVIAFTGNSLSGDLPNGLCNGVPILKGLYLSINKLRGHMPTSLSNCSQLQIFSLSENEFDGPIHSEIGRLSNLQILGVGTNHFSGIIPQEIGNLVNLMELWMEENQMTGSVPISIFNISVLQVFSLSRNNLNGFLPRKIGNLTKMQLLYLEQNRLTGEIPKEISNLIELEELQLGRNRFSGPLTMEIFNISGLRVIYLSFNNLSGSLPPNLGSLLPNIEELYLSDINNLVGTIPHSISNFSELTILDLSYNKLTGLIPSSLGYLTHLQF